From the genome of Geothrix sp. 21YS21S-4, one region includes:
- a CDS encoding efflux RND transporter periplasmic adaptor subunit, translated as MQHPYRGGAVPLAAALVACGLTIACSKKEQVKGTPEVAVVTLQPERVAITSELPGRTSAFLVAEVHPQVNGIVQQRVFTEGADIKQGDLLYQIDPRPYQAAYDTAAAALARVEANLPAIRKRAERFKELLSVNAVGHQDFEDADAAAKQAEAEAQSLKAGVESARINLGYTRITAPISGRIGKSNVTPGALATAYQGPAFTTIQQLDQVYVDSPQSSAMLLALQRNLASNRLKGGTPDQAKVKLFLEDGTPYPQQGLLKFSDVTVDPTTGSQILRMVFPNPKHVLLPGMYVRAVVEEGVAEQAILAPQQGVTRDPKGNAVALVLDGSGKVEQRTLKVDRAVGSKWLVTEGLNAGDRLIVEGLQKVRPGVTPKVVPFESKPAAPAPAAK; from the coding sequence ATGCAGCATCCCTACCGCGGCGGCGCCGTCCCTCTCGCAGCCGCGCTCGTGGCCTGCGGGCTGACCATCGCGTGCAGCAAGAAGGAGCAGGTCAAGGGCACGCCGGAAGTGGCGGTGGTGACGCTCCAGCCGGAGCGCGTCGCCATCACCTCCGAGCTGCCGGGCCGCACCTCGGCGTTCCTGGTGGCCGAGGTCCATCCCCAGGTGAACGGCATCGTCCAGCAGCGCGTGTTCACCGAGGGCGCCGACATCAAGCAGGGCGACCTCCTCTACCAGATCGATCCCCGGCCCTACCAGGCGGCCTACGACACCGCCGCCGCCGCCCTGGCGCGGGTGGAGGCCAACCTGCCCGCCATCCGCAAGCGCGCCGAGCGGTTCAAGGAGCTGCTCTCGGTCAACGCCGTGGGCCACCAGGATTTCGAGGACGCCGACGCGGCCGCGAAGCAGGCCGAGGCCGAGGCCCAGTCGCTGAAGGCCGGCGTGGAATCCGCCCGGATCAATCTGGGCTACACCCGCATCACCGCGCCGATCTCCGGCCGCATCGGGAAGTCCAATGTGACCCCCGGCGCCCTCGCCACCGCCTACCAGGGCCCGGCGTTCACCACCATCCAGCAGCTGGATCAGGTCTACGTGGATTCGCCCCAGTCCAGCGCCATGCTGCTGGCCCTCCAGCGCAACCTGGCCTCCAACCGGCTGAAGGGCGGGACGCCCGACCAGGCCAAGGTGAAGCTGTTCCTCGAGGACGGCACGCCCTATCCCCAGCAGGGCCTCCTCAAGTTCTCGGACGTGACCGTGGATCCCACCACCGGCTCCCAGATCCTGCGGATGGTCTTCCCCAACCCCAAGCACGTCCTCCTCCCCGGCATGTACGTCCGCGCCGTCGTGGAAGAGGGCGTGGCCGAGCAGGCCATCCTCGCGCCCCAGCAAGGCGTCACCCGCGATCCCAAGGGGAACGCCGTGGCGCTGGTCCTGGACGGCTCCGGAAAGGTCGAGCAGCGCACCCTGAAGGTGGACCGCGCCGTCGGCTCGAAGTGGCTGGTGACCGAAGGATTGAATGCCGGGGACCGCCTGATCGTCGAGGGGCTCCAGAAGGTACGGCCCGGCGTGACGCCGAAGGTCGTGCCGTTCGAGTCCAAGCCCGCGGCCCCCGCTCCGGCCGCAAAGTAG
- a CDS encoding TetR/AcrR family transcriptional regulator, whose product MTPICASQPSDTRDSLIEAALTCFARYGYDATSIRLVASMAGKNSSLIAYYFKNKEGLYREVIQHLLARFTPRPAEDRPEPAAASPCSRLRALILRILVEVDAHFHSPDPLRDAAVRLWLSELQSPKEEVRDLLRERLEPSVREIRECIREIRPDLSPADVDLLGITLQGSCIGHALTSEINRLVWTALDPDLTIEAMADRLTGFAYHGLKQA is encoded by the coding sequence ATGACCCCCATCTGTGCCAGCCAGCCGTCGGATACCCGCGATTCCCTCATCGAGGCCGCGCTGACCTGCTTCGCCCGCTACGGCTACGATGCGACCTCCATCCGGCTGGTGGCCTCCATGGCGGGGAAGAATTCCTCCCTCATCGCCTACTACTTCAAGAACAAGGAGGGCCTCTACCGCGAGGTCATCCAGCACCTGCTGGCGCGGTTCACGCCCCGACCGGCGGAGGATCGGCCCGAGCCCGCCGCAGCTTCCCCCTGCTCCCGGCTCCGCGCGCTCATCCTACGCATCCTCGTGGAGGTGGACGCCCACTTCCATTCGCCGGATCCCCTGCGGGACGCCGCCGTGCGCCTGTGGCTGAGCGAGCTGCAGTCGCCCAAGGAGGAAGTGCGGGACCTGCTGCGGGAGCGGCTGGAACCCTCCGTGCGGGAGATCCGCGAGTGCATCCGCGAGATCCGCCCGGACCTGTCGCCGGCGGACGTGGATCTGCTGGGCATCACCCTCCAGGGAAGCTGCATCGGCCATGCCCTGACCTCGGAAATCAACCGCCTCGTGTGGACCGCGCTGGATCCCGACCTGACCATTGAGGCCATGGCGGATCGCCTGACCGGCTTCGCCTACCACGGCCTGAAACAGGCCTGA
- a CDS encoding radical SAM protein, whose protein sequence is MLLDFPPPPASRLPRMLRLRDALTDGAGRSVTSLRVAVTDLCNLPCAHCPQEAPTQPLGRRELLQLVKTFTRLGIRQVRLSGGEPLLRRDLEILVAGISPEVEGHLHLATNGLRLARRARSLRDAGLSGVSVRLEAADRRAFQRLAGRDALLQVLAGVDAARAAGLPVGLTARVRRGWNEDQIVPLARLARVEGLPLRFTGMPVGSEFLTETIRDRLREAGEEGPDISAASPGDSCDQCGRVCLTSRGEVKPCLLGGPALDLAGALRNRASHEELVRLIRGALQAKRACPAVPEAAFAGALEQVGG, encoded by the coding sequence GTGCTGCTCGACTTTCCCCCGCCCCCCGCCAGCCGGCTTCCCCGCATGTTGCGGCTGCGGGACGCGCTGACGGACGGCGCCGGGCGGAGCGTCACGTCCCTCCGGGTGGCGGTGACGGACCTGTGCAACCTGCCCTGCGCCCACTGCCCCCAGGAAGCGCCCACTCAACCGCTGGGCCGTCGGGAACTCCTCCAACTGGTGAAGACCTTCACCCGCCTGGGGATCCGCCAGGTGCGGCTGTCCGGCGGCGAGCCCCTTCTCCGCCGGGATCTGGAGATCCTCGTGGCGGGCATCAGCCCCGAGGTCGAAGGCCATCTCCACCTCGCCACCAACGGCCTGCGCCTGGCGCGGCGGGCCCGGTCGCTCCGCGACGCGGGGCTTTCCGGCGTGAGCGTCCGCCTGGAAGCCGCGGATCGCCGGGCCTTCCAGCGCCTCGCGGGGCGCGACGCGCTGCTTCAGGTCCTGGCCGGCGTGGACGCCGCGCGCGCCGCGGGCCTGCCGGTGGGGCTCACCGCCCGCGTGCGGAGAGGCTGGAACGAGGACCAGATCGTGCCCCTGGCCCGCCTCGCCCGGGTCGAGGGATTGCCTCTGCGCTTCACCGGGATGCCGGTGGGGAGCGAGTTTCTCACCGAAACGATCCGCGACCGCCTCCGGGAAGCCGGCGAGGAAGGGCCGGACATCTCCGCCGCCTCGCCGGGCGATTCCTGCGATCAATGCGGCCGGGTCTGCCTCACCAGCCGCGGCGAGGTGAAACCCTGCCTGCTCGGCGGCCCCGCCCTGGATCTCGCGGGAGCCCTGCGGAACCGCGCGTCCCACGAGGAACTGGTCCGCCTCATCCGGGGTGCCCTCCAGGCGAAGCGCGCCTGCCCCGCAGTTCCGGAGGCGGCGTTCGCGGGAGCCCTGGAGCAGGTCGGCGGCTGA
- a CDS encoding acyl-CoA dehydrogenase family protein, whose product MSTAAVEQVKGGSFLLTPIGALPQFTPEEFGDDAKEFARAAQDFIQGEVLPKDEQIDKLDLPLTVGLMKKAGELGLLGLEIPEAYDGMDVDKRTAMLVLEEMSKQGSFAVSYSANTGIGTLPIVYFGTEAQKQAYLPKLATGEWLAAYALTEAGSGSDALGAKATAVLDGDSWVLNGTKMWITNAGFADLFVIFAKVDGQQFSAFLVEKTDPGISTGAEEKKLGIKGSSTRTVILENCRIPKDRLLGEIGKGHKIAFGILNIGRFKLGVGSQGGMKRILEYTIRYTSERQQFGKPINSFGLVQQKLADMAARIFVCEALNFRTIGYLDDALHATSWDSPTAGADKMAAIDEFAIECSISKVWGSEALFFVADEAVQAYGGYGFSAEYPPEKALRDCRINRIFEGTNEINRLLIAGTLLKRAMKGELPLMQFGQQVAKEISNPPKPETFTGPLARLKHGVELSKRQCMLAAGLAVQVLGQKLVDNQEVMARMSNMLMEIYAMESAVVRAERMVESGHRWAQLARDITELYVNESWHKVHGDARMLCADVVEGEALRHALAGVKAFTEFHPTSSARLRGRIASELIQKGSYPVEVI is encoded by the coding sequence ATGAGCACCGCCGCCGTCGAGCAGGTCAAGGGAGGCAGTTTCCTGCTGACCCCCATCGGGGCCCTGCCCCAGTTCACGCCCGAGGAGTTCGGCGACGACGCCAAGGAATTCGCCCGTGCCGCGCAGGATTTCATCCAGGGCGAAGTCCTGCCCAAGGACGAGCAGATCGACAAACTGGACCTGCCCCTCACCGTGGGCCTGATGAAGAAGGCCGGCGAACTGGGCCTGCTGGGGCTGGAGATCCCCGAGGCCTACGACGGGATGGACGTGGACAAGCGCACCGCCATGCTCGTCCTCGAGGAGATGAGCAAGCAGGGCAGCTTCGCGGTGAGCTACAGCGCCAACACCGGGATCGGCACCCTGCCCATCGTGTACTTCGGGACCGAAGCCCAGAAGCAGGCCTACCTGCCCAAGCTCGCCACCGGCGAGTGGCTCGCCGCCTACGCCCTGACCGAGGCCGGCAGCGGCTCCGACGCCCTGGGCGCCAAGGCCACGGCCGTCCTGGACGGCGACAGCTGGGTGCTGAACGGCACCAAGATGTGGATCACCAACGCCGGATTCGCCGACCTGTTCGTGATCTTCGCCAAGGTGGACGGCCAGCAGTTCAGCGCCTTCCTGGTGGAGAAGACCGACCCGGGCATCAGCACTGGCGCGGAAGAGAAGAAGCTGGGGATCAAGGGCAGCTCCACCCGCACCGTGATCCTGGAGAACTGCCGCATCCCCAAGGACCGCCTCCTGGGCGAGATCGGAAAGGGCCACAAGATCGCGTTCGGCATCCTGAACATCGGCCGCTTCAAGCTGGGCGTGGGCAGCCAGGGCGGGATGAAGCGGATCCTCGAATACACCATCCGCTACACCTCCGAGCGCCAGCAGTTCGGGAAACCCATCAACTCGTTCGGCCTGGTCCAGCAGAAGCTGGCCGACATGGCCGCGCGGATCTTCGTGTGCGAGGCCCTGAACTTCCGCACCATCGGCTACCTCGACGACGCCCTGCACGCCACCAGCTGGGACAGCCCCACCGCCGGCGCGGACAAGATGGCCGCCATCGACGAGTTCGCCATCGAGTGCAGCATCTCCAAGGTGTGGGGCAGCGAGGCCCTGTTCTTCGTGGCGGACGAGGCCGTCCAGGCCTACGGCGGCTACGGCTTCAGCGCCGAGTACCCGCCCGAGAAGGCCCTCCGCGACTGCCGCATCAACCGCATCTTCGAGGGCACCAACGAGATCAACCGCCTGCTCATCGCGGGGACGCTGCTGAAGCGCGCCATGAAGGGCGAGCTGCCCCTCATGCAGTTCGGCCAGCAGGTGGCCAAGGAGATCTCCAACCCGCCCAAGCCCGAGACCTTCACCGGCCCCCTGGCCCGCCTGAAGCACGGCGTGGAGCTCAGCAAGCGCCAGTGCATGCTGGCCGCCGGGCTGGCCGTCCAAGTGCTGGGCCAGAAGCTGGTGGACAACCAGGAGGTCATGGCCCGCATGAGCAACATGCTCATGGAGATCTACGCCATGGAGAGCGCCGTGGTCCGCGCGGAGCGGATGGTGGAGTCCGGCCACCGCTGGGCCCAGCTCGCCCGCGACATCACCGAGCTCTACGTCAACGAGAGCTGGCACAAGGTCCACGGCGACGCCCGGATGCTGTGCGCCGACGTGGTGGAAGGCGAGGCCCTGCGCCACGCCCTGGCGGGCGTGAAGGCCTTCACCGAATTCCACCCCACCAGCAGCGCCCGCCTCCGCGGCCGCATCGCCAGCGAACTGATCCAGAAGGGGAGCTATCCGGTGGAAGTCATCTGA
- a CDS encoding TetR/AcrR family transcriptional regulator, which translates to MEPKAPDTRTLLLQAALVCFADHGFDGTSMRMIAEKAGRPLSLLSHYFGNKEGLYLEVFKHLFESAAPRALQTVPPEGLDPRNPQKAICLLREQIHFMYQEAAPDAAWAKPFQDHRARLWMSEFRSPRLSLHPFIHQYLSPTADLIAACIRVLRPDLSAAQVAFLGTTIMGQVSGHGTMSGLNRVLWGDHPPFGSHFQEAELLVDFCLHGLRADAPIA; encoded by the coding sequence ATGGAACCCAAAGCCCCCGACACCCGCACGCTCCTCCTCCAGGCCGCCCTGGTGTGCTTCGCCGACCACGGGTTCGACGGAACGAGCATGCGGATGATCGCGGAGAAGGCGGGCCGGCCCCTGTCGCTCCTCTCCCACTACTTCGGGAACAAGGAAGGGCTCTACCTCGAAGTGTTCAAGCACCTGTTCGAGAGCGCCGCGCCGCGGGCGCTCCAGACCGTGCCTCCCGAGGGGCTGGATCCCCGCAATCCCCAGAAGGCCATCTGCCTGCTGCGGGAGCAGATCCACTTCATGTACCAGGAAGCCGCGCCGGACGCCGCCTGGGCCAAGCCCTTCCAGGATCACCGGGCCCGCCTGTGGATGAGCGAGTTCCGGTCGCCCCGCCTCAGCCTCCACCCGTTCATTCACCAGTACCTCAGCCCCACCGCCGACCTGATCGCGGCCTGCATCCGCGTTCTGCGCCCGGACCTCAGCGCCGCGCAGGTGGCGTTCCTGGGCACCACGATCATGGGCCAGGTCTCCGGCCACGGGACGATGTCCGGCCTCAACCGCGTCCTGTGGGGCGACCATCCGCCCTTCGGCAGCCACTTCCAGGAAGCGGAGCTGCTCGTGGATTTCTGCCTCCACGGCCTGCGCGCGGACGCGCCCATCGCCTGA
- a CDS encoding helix-turn-helix domain-containing protein, translated as MTDRKWFKIGEAATQVGVGPKDLRYWEEVIPDIRPRRSKGNLRYYHVDELPRLKRIKGWLAEGLTVADCAELLAHGHLVQRLDLGLDGDELPAAPAVKTKPAFPRLLRTGSDLQPILKSVRALYERLSAPPKS; from the coding sequence ATGACCGACCGCAAGTGGTTCAAGATCGGCGAAGCCGCCACCCAGGTAGGCGTGGGGCCCAAGGACCTCCGCTACTGGGAGGAGGTCATTCCCGACATCCGCCCCCGGCGGAGCAAAGGCAACCTCCGCTACTACCACGTGGACGAGCTGCCGCGGCTGAAGCGCATCAAGGGCTGGCTCGCCGAAGGCCTGACGGTGGCCGACTGCGCCGAGCTGCTGGCCCACGGCCACCTGGTGCAGCGCCTGGATCTCGGCCTCGACGGCGACGAGCTGCCGGCGGCGCCCGCGGTGAAGACCAAGCCCGCCTTTCCGCGCCTGCTCCGCACCGGCTCCGATCTGCAGCCGATCCTGAAATCCGTGCGCGCCCTGTACGAACGGCTGTCCGCGCCACCGAAGAGTTGA
- a CDS encoding DUF6600 domain-containing protein: MNPLCSSRVAAALLLPAALFAPSARMAAAQAPPVQAPADDDTYQGEAPERYAMVRAVEGEVRIRKGELDEDLSRGTPVAEGDVVESRGRGVLQLGDGTRVAFGGATRFTVAALFTDQKNEKQVLLRLDYGRVRILLGGQSDARFRVDTPSGTATCLDKGSFTVEAERDKVVRVKVHSGRVTFANERGEARVSAGERMTVYSPQDGLDRVRSFNTYEGDDFDRWSEQAVAIRRGESWDRVPPEIRYYADELDGHGTWVQSEEFGWVWRPSGVAEDWRPYYEGRWAPYAGGMTWISSEPWGYVAYHHGRWHWSVGVGWCWIPGMYYSPAWVAWNHTPGYYGWAPLGYYNTPCHWGYGAWGGGYAWNVVAVTNINVINVRTRVYADPGVLRTFNGPGGRDLRAPWQRAPLVVSRAEFHNPGQMQGAFQREVNRERLVAYERHAQQTTGRTIIRRPMVEPRPEGRPGGPAGGPGPGPVRTPFEVRTRPQGDRGVALPRPIERGREGVPERGREAAPPVERRIDPAPRDRGNEGRPRPEERRPDAGPQPVAPRPTPREAPRETPREAPRPAPESRPERRVDPPVRERPAPTESRPSFNREERRPEPAPQSRPVERESRPAPRPEAPRERPRPERRESAAEPKADMPAFRPSGGEGRGREIRR; this comes from the coding sequence ATGAACCCGCTTTGCTCTTCCCGCGTTGCCGCGGCGCTGTTGCTTCCCGCGGCCCTCTTCGCCCCTTCCGCGCGGATGGCCGCCGCCCAGGCGCCCCCCGTACAGGCGCCTGCCGATGACGACACCTACCAGGGCGAAGCCCCCGAGCGCTACGCGATGGTGCGCGCCGTGGAAGGCGAGGTCCGCATCCGCAAGGGCGAACTCGACGAGGACCTCAGCCGCGGCACGCCGGTGGCCGAAGGCGATGTCGTGGAAAGCCGCGGTCGTGGCGTTCTGCAACTCGGCGACGGCACCCGCGTGGCCTTTGGCGGCGCCACCCGCTTCACCGTGGCCGCCCTCTTCACGGATCAGAAGAACGAAAAGCAGGTGCTGCTCCGCCTGGATTACGGCCGCGTGCGGATCCTCCTCGGCGGGCAGTCCGACGCCCGGTTCCGGGTGGACACGCCTTCGGGCACGGCCACCTGCCTGGACAAGGGCTCGTTCACCGTGGAGGCCGAGCGCGACAAGGTGGTGCGGGTCAAGGTCCACAGCGGGCGCGTGACCTTCGCCAACGAGCGCGGCGAGGCGCGGGTGAGCGCCGGGGAGCGGATGACCGTCTACAGCCCCCAGGACGGGCTGGACCGCGTGCGTAGCTTCAACACCTACGAGGGTGACGACTTCGACCGCTGGAGCGAACAGGCGGTCGCCATCCGCCGCGGCGAAAGCTGGGACCGCGTTCCCCCGGAGATCCGCTACTACGCCGATGAACTGGACGGCCACGGAACGTGGGTCCAGTCGGAGGAATTCGGATGGGTCTGGCGCCCCAGCGGCGTGGCCGAAGACTGGCGCCCCTACTACGAAGGCCGCTGGGCGCCCTACGCCGGCGGCATGACGTGGATCTCCAGCGAGCCCTGGGGCTACGTCGCCTACCACCACGGCCGCTGGCACTGGAGCGTCGGCGTGGGCTGGTGCTGGATCCCCGGCATGTACTACAGCCCCGCGTGGGTGGCCTGGAACCACACCCCCGGCTACTACGGCTGGGCGCCCCTGGGCTACTACAACACCCCCTGCCATTGGGGCTACGGCGCCTGGGGCGGCGGCTACGCGTGGAACGTCGTGGCCGTCACCAACATCAACGTGATCAACGTCCGGACGCGGGTCTACGCGGATCCGGGCGTCCTGCGCACCTTCAACGGCCCCGGTGGTCGGGACCTGAGGGCGCCCTGGCAGCGCGCGCCGCTCGTCGTCTCCCGCGCGGAGTTCCACAACCCGGGCCAGATGCAAGGGGCCTTCCAGCGGGAGGTCAACCGCGAGCGGCTGGTGGCCTACGAGCGCCACGCCCAGCAGACCACGGGGCGCACCATCATCCGCCGGCCCATGGTCGAACCCCGGCCTGAGGGCCGCCCCGGCGGGCCCGCGGGGGGACCTGGCCCCGGTCCCGTCCGGACGCCCTTCGAGGTTCGCACCCGGCCCCAGGGCGACCGCGGCGTGGCGCTTCCCCGGCCCATCGAGCGCGGACGGGAAGGGGTTCCCGAGCGTGGGCGCGAAGCCGCCCCGCCCGTGGAACGCCGCATCGATCCGGCGCCCCGCGACCGCGGGAATGAGGGCCGCCCCCGGCCCGAGGAACGGCGTCCCGATGCCGGCCCGCAGCCCGTGGCCCCTCGGCCCACGCCGAGAGAGGCGCCCCGCGAGACCCCGCGGGAAGCGCCGCGCCCGGCGCCGGAATCCCGCCCCGAGCGCCGCGTGGATCCCCCGGTCCGGGAGCGCCCCGCGCCCACCGAATCGAGACCTTCGTTCAACCGCGAAGAGCGCCGGCCCGAACCCGCGCCCCAGTCGCGGCCCGTGGAGCGGGAGTCCCGCCCCGCGCCCCGGCCCGAAGCGCCCCGGGAGCGCCCCCGTCCCGAGCGCCGGGAGTCGGCTGCCGAACCCAAGGCCGACATGCCGGCCTTCCGGCCTTCGGGCGGCGAAGGCCGCGGCCGGGAGATCCGGCGCTGA
- a CDS encoding TatD family hydrolase: protein MDAMLVDAHCHLTGSYLGEDQVGATLDRARAEGVTGFIAVGTDLEDSRRVLALAHATPGIQASLGVHPHEAKGWNPEVDAALAALAADPAVRFVGETGLDWHYDLSPRDEQEAAFRAQIRLALAVGKPLMIHTRSAPEATVRILAEEGADRVRGIIHCFSEDRAFAEKALELGFYLSFSGIVTFRKAEAVRDVAAWAPADRILVETDAPFLAPVPYRGKPNEPGFVRYTAEAVAGLRGLSAQALADLTTRNLEALCGWTPSS, encoded by the coding sequence ATGGACGCCATGCTGGTGGACGCGCATTGCCATCTCACGGGGAGCTACCTGGGCGAGGACCAGGTCGGGGCGACCCTGGACCGGGCCCGGGCCGAGGGCGTGACCGGCTTCATCGCCGTCGGGACGGATCTGGAGGACTCCCGCCGGGTTCTGGCGCTGGCGCACGCCACCCCCGGGATCCAGGCCAGCCTGGGCGTGCATCCCCATGAGGCCAAGGGCTGGAATCCCGAGGTGGACGCCGCGCTGGCCGCCCTGGCCGCGGATCCCGCCGTGCGCTTCGTGGGAGAGACGGGGCTCGACTGGCACTACGACCTCAGCCCGCGCGACGAGCAGGAAGCGGCGTTCCGGGCGCAGATCCGCCTGGCCCTCGCCGTGGGCAAGCCGCTGATGATCCATACGCGGTCGGCTCCGGAAGCCACCGTGCGGATCCTGGCGGAAGAGGGCGCCGACCGGGTGCGCGGGATCATCCACTGCTTCAGCGAGGACCGCGCTTTCGCGGAGAAGGCCCTGGAGCTAGGCTTCTACCTCAGCTTTTCGGGGATCGTCACCTTCCGGAAGGCCGAGGCGGTGCGCGACGTGGCCGCCTGGGCGCCCGCCGACCGGATCCTGGTGGAGACGGACGCGCCCTTCCTGGCGCCCGTGCCCTACCGCGGGAAGCCCAACGAGCCCGGGTTCGTCCGGTACACCGCCGAAGCCGTGGCGGGCCTCCGGGGCCTTTCCGCGCAGGCTCTGGCGGACCTCACCACCCGCAACCTGGAGGCCCTGTGCGGCTGGACGCCCTCTTCCTGA
- a CDS encoding ferredoxin encodes MDEFPPMPTPEDDAALSPVMGSAVKRQVLVCTAKSCAGRGSEAVLEAFKAQLAEGDLLFSKANRQGEVQCASCGSVGFCAIGPAVLVYPEGIWYAHVTPADVPEIIDSHLKGGIPVERLVRKRLG; translated from the coding sequence ATGGACGAGTTCCCTCCGATGCCCACGCCCGAAGACGACGCCGCGCTGAGCCCGGTGATGGGCTCCGCGGTGAAGCGCCAGGTGCTGGTGTGCACCGCCAAGAGTTGCGCGGGGCGGGGCTCCGAAGCCGTCCTAGAGGCGTTCAAAGCACAGTTGGCGGAGGGCGATCTCCTGTTCTCCAAGGCGAACCGCCAGGGCGAGGTGCAGTGCGCGAGCTGCGGTTCCGTGGGCTTCTGCGCCATCGGCCCGGCGGTGCTCGTCTATCCCGAGGGGATCTGGTACGCCCACGTCACCCCCGCCGACGTCCCCGAGATCATCGACAGCCACCTGAAGGGCGGCATCCCGGTGGAACGGCTCGTCCGCAAGCGCCTGGGCTGA
- a CDS encoding sigma-54 dependent transcriptional regulator has product MRAPTTILLVDDEPGIRRSLGEALKDEGYHVVKAERGEQAIDLLHNPDGEGIQLVLLDVWLPGQDGLETLKQAKQIRPDLPVVMISGHASIETALQATKLGAFDFLEKPIDLDRLLLVTGNALRQSKLEQENQRLLAEVEGGRFFLADSPAMKRLMADVALVAPTEGRVLLTGENGSGKEEVARLLHLQSPRKEGPFVEVNCAAIPEELIESELFGHQKGAFTGAVRDQKGKFREADGGTLFLDEVGDMSLKTQAKVLRALQEGRVEPVGGGGAVGVDVRVIAATNKDLAGEIAKGRFREDLYFRLAVVPLRIPPLRERPEDILPLAEAFITRIGRQYGRPPRRLGPEAKDTLLRHDWPGNVRELKNLMERAVILGRGTEIGPRDLGPLATRHLADQDPFSFPEFPSLREARDWFEAQYLQRELRLQNGNMTRVAERVGVDRSNLYKRLKALGIEPRET; this is encoded by the coding sequence ATGCGCGCCCCCACGACCATCCTCCTGGTGGATGACGAGCCCGGGATCCGGCGGTCCCTGGGCGAAGCCCTGAAGGACGAGGGCTACCACGTGGTGAAGGCCGAGCGGGGCGAGCAGGCCATCGACCTGCTGCACAACCCCGACGGCGAGGGCATCCAGCTGGTCCTTCTGGACGTGTGGCTCCCCGGGCAGGACGGGCTGGAGACGCTCAAGCAGGCGAAGCAGATCCGCCCCGACCTGCCGGTGGTGATGATCTCCGGCCACGCCAGCATCGAGACCGCCCTCCAGGCCACCAAGCTGGGCGCCTTCGATTTCCTGGAAAAGCCCATCGACCTGGACCGCCTCCTGCTGGTCACCGGGAACGCCCTGCGGCAGTCGAAGCTGGAGCAGGAGAACCAGCGCCTCCTCGCGGAAGTGGAGGGCGGCCGCTTCTTCCTGGCGGACAGCCCCGCCATGAAGCGGCTGATGGCCGACGTGGCGCTGGTGGCGCCGACGGAAGGCCGCGTCCTGCTCACCGGCGAGAACGGCAGCGGCAAGGAGGAAGTGGCTCGCCTGCTGCATCTCCAGAGCCCCCGCAAGGAAGGCCCCTTCGTGGAGGTCAACTGCGCGGCCATCCCCGAGGAGCTGATCGAGAGCGAGTTGTTCGGCCACCAGAAGGGCGCGTTCACCGGCGCCGTGCGCGACCAGAAGGGCAAGTTCCGCGAGGCGGACGGCGGGACGCTGTTCCTCGACGAGGTGGGCGACATGTCGCTCAAGACCCAGGCCAAGGTGCTGCGCGCGCTTCAGGAGGGCCGCGTGGAGCCCGTGGGCGGGGGCGGGGCCGTGGGCGTGGACGTGCGCGTCATCGCCGCCACCAACAAGGACCTGGCCGGGGAGATCGCCAAGGGCCGCTTCCGCGAGGACCTCTACTTCCGCTTGGCGGTGGTGCCCCTGCGCATCCCGCCCCTGCGCGAGCGGCCCGAGGACATCCTGCCGCTGGCCGAGGCCTTCATCACCCGCATCGGGCGCCAGTACGGCCGTCCCCCGCGCCGCCTGGGACCGGAGGCCAAGGATACGCTGCTGCGCCACGACTGGCCCGGAAACGTGCGCGAGCTGAAGAATCTGATGGAGCGGGCCGTGATCCTCGGCCGCGGGACGGAGATCGGCCCCCGCGACCTGGGGCCCCTCGCCACCCGGCACCTCGCCGACCAGGACCCCTTCTCCTTCCCCGAGTTCCCCAGCCTGCGCGAAGCCCGCGACTGGTTCGAGGCCCAGTACCTCCAGCGCGAACTGCGCCTCCAGAACGGGAACATGACGCGGGTGGCCGAGCGCGTCGGCGTGGATCGCTCCAACCTCTACAAGCGCCTCAAAGCCCTGGGCATCGAGCCCAGGGAGACGTAG
- a CDS encoding outer membrane beta-barrel protein, with product MKTNIGLALCLTGAALASAPLTAQDIRWGLQGTLSFPTSDLGDKGLLDNALGYGVGAHMLIAFPGGHAIVPRLDYAYFEKSSPTRRVQMLNVGADYNYFLSQQVNRGAYVGAGLGLGMAKFEMNPPGGSDNDTPNAVYGSVSAGYMFNAHMGAELRYVHAKYEPELFGAKPEFTSPVIQASFLYRF from the coding sequence GTGAAAACGAACATAGGACTGGCGCTCTGCCTGACCGGCGCGGCTCTGGCCAGCGCGCCCCTGACGGCCCAGGACATCCGGTGGGGCCTTCAGGGCACCCTGTCCTTCCCCACCAGCGACCTCGGCGACAAGGGCCTCCTGGACAACGCCCTGGGCTACGGCGTGGGCGCCCACATGCTGATCGCCTTCCCCGGCGGCCACGCCATCGTGCCCCGCCTGGACTACGCCTACTTCGAGAAGAGCAGCCCCACCCGCCGGGTCCAGATGCTGAACGTGGGCGCGGACTATAACTACTTCCTCTCGCAGCAGGTCAACCGGGGCGCCTATGTGGGCGCCGGCCTGGGCCTCGGCATGGCGAAGTTCGAGATGAACCCCCCCGGCGGCAGCGACAACGACACGCCGAACGCCGTCTACGGCTCGGTCTCCGCGGGGTACATGTTCAACGCCCACATGGGCGCGGAACTCCGCTACGTCCACGCCAAGTACGAGCCCGAACTCTTCGGCGCCAAGCCCGAGTTCACCTCGCCCGTCATCCAGGCGAGCTTCCTCTACCGCTTCTGA